AACGTGCCCACCGATCGACGCTATCAACCGCTTCCGTTCGGAACCATGTCCATCCGAACCCGCCTCTCTCAGCGCGAATTGGAACAGGCCATCGCCTGGTATGCCAGGCAGTATCGGTTGCATCCCGCCCTCCTACGGGCGGTCATCAAGGCCGAGTCGGACTTCGACCCCGCCGCCGTATCTCGGACGGGGGCGCAGGGGCTGATGCAACTGATGCCGCGCACGGCGGCGTCGCTCAAGGTACGCGATCCCTTCAATCCGGTCGAAAATATCCGGGGTGGGGCCAAGCATCTCCGCTATCTCCTCGACCGTTTCAACGGCGACCTGACACTGGCCCTGGCCGCGTATAATGCCGGCGAATATCGGGTGAAGCGGCATCAGCAGGTGCCGCCGATCCGCGAGACCCGCTTCTACGTCAAGAAAGTCCTCACGTACTACCACGCTTACCGGACCGGCAAGGTCCAGCCCGCGTACAGATAGCATCGATCATTCGACGAACCCATGAGAAGGTAAAGAGCCGGCACGCTGTCGGTTTACTGAGGGGCGCAGGGCCCAAGAACCCTGCGCCCCCGCTTCATAAGTGCGCAGCCGTTCTCGCGTGAGGCCGGGCTTGACCTCTCCGTGCGCCTATGTCAGGAAGGAGGACGCGGAGCGTCGGCGCAAAGGAGAATTCGGATGGCGCGCGAAGGCAATCAGCGCATGGCTGGGCTGGCCCAATCGGAGATTCGGGCCATGACGACGGCCTGCGCGCGGGTGAAAGGCATCAACATGGCGCAGGGGGTATGCGATACCCCGGCGCCGAGCCTGGTGATCGAGGCGGCCGAACGGGCCATGCGACAAGGCGTCAACACCTACACCCGTTACGACGGCCTCGCGGAACTGCGCCAAGCCCTCGCGCGCAAGCTCGCCGAATACAACGGCATTACGGCCGATCCTGAAACGGAGATTACCGTGAGCGCCGGCGCCACCGGCGCGTTTCACTGCGCCTGCCTGGCGTTGCTCAATCCCGGCGACGAGGTCATCGTCTTCGAGCCGTACTATGCCTACCACATCAGTGCCCTAGTCACGGTGGAAGCGATCCCCCGCGTGGTGCGCACGCAGGCTCCGGACCGGACCTTCTCGCCGGACGATGTGGAGCGGGCCGTCACCAGCCGGACCGCGGCCATCGTGGTGAACACGCCGGCCAACCCCTCCGGCAAGGTGTTCAGCAGGCAAGAACTGGAAGCGATCGCCGACCTGGCCCGCCGCCATGATCTGTTCGTGTTCACCGATGAAATCTACGAATATTTTCTCTTCGACGGCCGGAAGCACGTGAGCCTCGGGGCGCTGCCCGGCATGGCGGAGCGCACGATCACGATTTCCGGGTATTCCAAGACCTTCAGCATCACCGGCTGGCGGATCGGGTACAGCGTCGCGCAGGCCAAGTGGGCCTCGCTGATCAACGCGATGAACGATCTGCTCTATGTCTGCGCGCCGGCGCCGCTCCAGGTCGGCGTGGCCGTCGGCATTCAGGAATTGGAGTCGTCGTTCTATCAGGGCTTGGCCCGCGAGTATCAGGCGAAACGGGACCGATTCTGCCAGGCGCTGAGCAAGGCCGGTCTGCCGCCCTCCGTACCGCAAGGCGCCTACTATGTGTTGGCCGACGTGTCGCGCCTGCCCGGCGCGACAGGCAAGGACCGCGCGATGCACCTGCTCGAGCGGACCGGCGTGGCCGGCGTGCCCGGCGAAGCGTTCTTCGAGGGACCCGAGGGGCACCGCTTCATCCGCTTCAGCTTCGCGAAGACGGACGCCGATCTGGAGGAAGCCTGCCGC
Above is a window of Nitrospirota bacterium DNA encoding:
- a CDS encoding pyridoxal phosphate-dependent aminotransferase, coding for MAREGNQRMAGLAQSEIRAMTTACARVKGINMAQGVCDTPAPSLVIEAAERAMRQGVNTYTRYDGLAELRQALARKLAEYNGITADPETEITVSAGATGAFHCACLALLNPGDEVIVFEPYYAYHISALVTVEAIPRVVRTQAPDRTFSPDDVERAVTSRTAAIVVNTPANPSGKVFSRQELEAIADLARRHDLFVFTDEIYEYFLFDGRKHVSLGALPGMAERTITISGYSKTFSITGWRIGYSVAQAKWASLINAMNDLLYVCAPAPLQVGVAVGIQELESSFYQGLAREYQAKRDRFCQALSKAGLPPSVPQGAYYVLADVSRLPGATGKDRAMHLLERTGVAGVPGEAFFEGPEGHRFIRFSFAKTDADLEEACRRIEKLG
- a CDS encoding lytic transglycosylase domain-containing protein, with protein sequence MGNTTPYKTGKSSRGWIGRAWYVALVLSVMVLVPPAATSEVYHALQPDGTLSLTNVPTDRRYQPLPFGTMSIRTRLSQRELEQAIAWYARQYRLHPALLRAVIKAESDFDPAAVSRTGAQGLMQLMPRTAASLKVRDPFNPVENIRGGAKHLRYLLDRFNGDLTLALAAYNAGEYRVKRHQQVPPIRETRFYVKKVLTYYHAYRTGKVQPAYR